From a single Granulicella aggregans genomic region:
- a CDS encoding FG-GAP-like repeat-containing protein yields the protein MRVLRVAPSFLLPILVLAVFALIGSSTECRAQASTSTALDVSPACLQQGCVTTLTAMVTSGPTVVHPGQVIFCDKGPADCENVAPIGRAQLLANGTATIRVQLAPGPHQLRAIFHGTKTYAGSTSVYHDFSTTPSAAVAATSVAGSAVPASAGFTLSANVQSVGSLRPGGTVTFTDASRDNAVLATAPVVVNVDYLPYLSYLGGNLLDLSSVPAALKTTAVAATTGDFNNDGFQDIAETNSASTLNVLLDNGAGAFTPGPTPAGPTGAHGALLTADFNGDGNLDIAIPDAATNSIYIGLGNGNGTFTAATATHLTDSPLFLATGDLNRDGIADLVLVSKTASGGGAIHVLLGQGDGTFAVQAAISLGGDTLANPAIADFNHDGFQDLAFYDVVTQQIVVLGGNGDGTFQSTPVAAVTLMGSFYGELGNGGSLLVGDFDNDGFVDVEFTGFGSGVFLHGNGDYTFVQHGSNGVSYPFAADVIGNGKLGVAGFTGSEGYLGTYFGAQQFTNPYGQQGDFYTTGIVLPQPSGYVYPVLAYADFTGDGIPDLLELNPLNTSASTGFVGSLNETLVANSSTAISLDSGVHNIISSYSGDTFHSASVSTGNEVDSAGVAYGSGFAGETGLQLNGSAKLQGSAIELTDGGQFESGSFFSKKRIDLSAISSLDAQFDFQLTNATADGFAFVLQSNGPNAIGSSGSGLGYGNPAGGTGASITNSLAIAFDLHNNLGEGSNSVRLEENGVTSSNNPNLSPAVDLTPSGLDLHSGHRFHARIFSQNTNQIEVTLTDLVTQKSTDFTLLLSTAYPLGGSAFYAGFTGGTGSGTAVQTIYDWNININTFPPAPALLLYPKPTYPDGFAPGTGQAFDGYSGGTGLAFNGIAAVNGSALQLTNGTQFQATTAFEVQKVLPQGFFSTDFDFQIANGQGDGFAFVIQNQRLASIGSQGGGLGYGPAVPNGGGTVIGNSLAIKFDTHNNAGEGTDSTGLYLNGASPTTPSINLGSTGILLYTGHTFHARIESDGTNLTLSITDLDEYENFTTKLYSGSGLESLIPAQAFAGFTAGTGATPSSIKILNWTWIAH from the coding sequence ATGAGAGTTCTGCGCGTTGCCCCGTCTTTTTTGCTTCCCATCCTGGTTCTGGCAGTCTTTGCCCTGATAGGGTCTTCGACTGAGTGCCGTGCCCAGGCGTCTACATCGACCGCCCTGGATGTAAGTCCCGCGTGTCTGCAACAGGGGTGCGTCACGACGCTGACGGCGATGGTGACGTCAGGTCCAACGGTAGTGCATCCGGGGCAGGTGATCTTTTGCGACAAGGGACCGGCGGACTGCGAGAACGTCGCTCCGATCGGCCGGGCGCAGCTGCTGGCGAATGGGACGGCGACTATCCGGGTTCAACTTGCACCGGGGCCGCACCAACTGCGGGCGATCTTTCACGGGACGAAGACCTATGCGGGAAGCACCTCTGTTTATCACGATTTTTCGACCACGCCCAGCGCGGCAGTCGCGGCGACCAGCGTCGCTGGTAGCGCGGTTCCAGCCAGCGCGGGGTTTACTTTGTCGGCGAATGTGCAGAGCGTGGGAAGCCTGAGGCCGGGCGGAACCGTTACGTTTACAGACGCTTCCAGAGACAATGCTGTGCTGGCGACCGCGCCGGTGGTTGTGAATGTCGACTACCTTCCCTACCTTTCGTACCTTGGCGGGAATTTGCTGGACCTCTCCAGCGTTCCTGCGGCGCTTAAGACAACGGCGGTTGCAGCGACGACCGGGGACTTCAACAACGATGGATTTCAGGACATCGCGGAGACCAATAGCGCTTCGACATTGAACGTTCTGCTTGACAACGGAGCTGGTGCCTTTACGCCCGGGCCTACGCCTGCAGGACCAACCGGAGCGCATGGAGCTCTGCTTACGGCGGACTTCAACGGAGACGGCAATCTCGATATCGCAATTCCGGACGCAGCGACGAACTCGATTTATATCGGACTGGGAAATGGCAATGGAACGTTTACAGCAGCTACTGCGACTCACTTGACCGACAGTCCGCTGTTCCTCGCGACGGGCGACCTGAACAGGGATGGGATAGCAGACCTGGTTCTTGTCAGCAAGACTGCTTCGGGCGGGGGTGCGATTCATGTGCTGCTGGGACAGGGCGACGGCACGTTTGCGGTGCAGGCAGCGATTTCGCTAGGCGGAGACACACTCGCCAATCCAGCGATTGCGGACTTCAATCATGATGGATTTCAGGACCTGGCCTTCTATGACGTGGTGACGCAACAGATCGTGGTTCTTGGCGGAAATGGGGATGGCACTTTCCAGTCCACTCCCGTTGCAGCTGTCACGCTGATGGGGAGTTTTTATGGTGAGCTGGGCAATGGGGGTTCACTTCTGGTCGGTGACTTCGATAACGACGGCTTTGTGGACGTCGAATTCACAGGATTCGGCAGCGGCGTCTTTTTGCACGGGAACGGTGACTATACCTTCGTTCAGCACGGCAGCAACGGGGTCAGCTATCCGTTCGCCGCCGACGTCATCGGCAATGGCAAGCTGGGTGTAGCGGGGTTCACCGGCTCGGAGGGATATCTCGGGACGTATTTTGGAGCCCAGCAGTTCACCAACCCCTACGGGCAGCAGGGTGATTTTTACACGACCGGCATCGTACTTCCGCAGCCATCTGGGTACGTCTATCCCGTGCTTGCTTACGCAGACTTCACGGGAGACGGGATACCTGATCTGCTGGAGTTGAATCCGCTGAATACTTCGGCTTCCACGGGCTTTGTGGGGTCATTGAATGAGACTTTAGTCGCGAACAGTAGCACGGCCATATCGCTCGATTCCGGGGTCCACAACATCATCTCCAGCTACTCCGGGGACACCTTCCACAGCGCGAGCGTGTCCACCGGCAACGAGGTCGATTCAGCAGGAGTTGCGTACGGCAGCGGATTTGCGGGAGAGACGGGACTTCAACTTAATGGAAGCGCCAAGCTACAGGGGTCGGCGATCGAGTTGACCGATGGAGGTCAGTTCGAGAGCGGCAGCTTCTTCTCCAAGAAGAGAATCGATTTGAGCGCGATCTCCTCTCTCGACGCGCAGTTCGACTTTCAATTGACGAATGCCACTGCTGACGGCTTCGCCTTCGTGCTGCAGTCGAATGGGCCAAACGCGATTGGCTCTTCCGGCAGCGGCCTTGGCTACGGAAATCCTGCCGGCGGAACCGGAGCGAGCATCACGAACAGTCTTGCAATCGCCTTCGACCTGCATAACAACCTGGGCGAAGGCAGCAATTCGGTGAGGCTCGAGGAGAACGGAGTTACTTCGTCGAACAATCCGAATCTGTCGCCCGCAGTCGACCTGACGCCCTCCGGTCTCGATCTGCATAGCGGCCATCGTTTTCACGCGAGGATCTTCTCGCAGAATACGAATCAGATCGAGGTGACGCTTACCGATCTCGTGACGCAAAAGTCCACCGATTTCACGTTGCTCCTCTCGACGGCTTACCCGCTGGGCGGCAGCGCCTTCTACGCGGGATTCACTGGAGGAACCGGTTCCGGCACAGCCGTTCAGACTATCTACGATTGGAACATCAATATCAACACCTTTCCGCCAGCTCCGGCGCTGCTTCTCTATCCGAAGCCGACCTATCCGGATGGATTCGCTCCAGGGACAGGGCAGGCGTTCGATGGATATTCGGGCGGCACAGGGCTTGCGTTCAATGGCATCGCGGCGGTCAACGGATCGGCGCTGCAGTTGACCAACGGCACCCAGTTCCAGGCGACCACAGCGTTTGAGGTCCAGAAGGTACTGCCGCAGGGCTTCTTCTCGACCGACTTCGACTTCCAGATCGCGAACGGCCAAGGGGATGGGTTTGCGTTTGTAATCCAGAACCAGCGACTGGCTTCGATCGGATCGCAGGGCGGAGGCCTGGGCTACGGTCCGGCGGTCCCGAACGGCGGAGGAACGGTGATCGGCAACAGCCTGGCGATCAAGTTCGACACGCATAACAATGCTGGCGAGGGGACAGACTCGACTGGCCTCTATCTCAACGGCGCCTCTCCGACCACGCCTTCGATCAATCTGGGATCGACTGGCATTCTCTTGTACACCGGGCATACGTTCCATGCGCGGATCGAGTCGGATGGAACGAATCTGACGCTTTCCATCACGGACCTTGATGAGTACGAGAACTTCACCACAAAGCTGTACTCGGGAAGCGGGCTGGAATCGTTGATACCGGCACAGGCGTTTGCCGGATTTACGGCCGGAACCGGAGCGACTCCAAGTTCGATCAAGATTCTGAACTGGACTTGGATCGCTCACTAG
- a CDS encoding potassium channel family protein yields the protein MHILTGFAGVVFLLAVGLDTFQTIILPRRPAGRFRITRLFFLVTWGPWAAIARRIKSKRVREDFYGIYGPASLILLLVVWAAVLEIGFALLFYAMGSPFHDVTGHVATSGLDQFKTDLYVSGTTLFTLGLGDILPQVVSARAMIITEAGVGLGFVALVIGYVPVLYGAFSKREVSIALLDGRAGSPPTAGELLRRHGFDGGDEAIVALLMEWERWSAELLESHVSYPLLCYYRSQHDNQSWLSALTAVLDACSVLITSLQGTPVRQAQLTFAMARHALVDLVLVFHLKEKKQWAAQQEIDRLPMADFRKLCGLLNDTDIVLCGDPASEERLRAIRKLYEPYAHALAEYLGMPVSDWLTEPKKNDQWSTVAGLRSQKEIARKRAEAGPNSAAPDNEANEYAVVGGTPLHEDHK from the coding sequence TTGCACATCTTAACGGGATTTGCGGGAGTGGTGTTTCTGTTGGCGGTGGGTCTGGACACATTCCAGACAATTATCCTGCCACGGCGTCCAGCGGGACGTTTCCGGATCACCCGGCTGTTTTTCCTGGTGACGTGGGGGCCGTGGGCGGCGATTGCACGACGGATCAAGAGCAAGCGGGTGCGGGAGGACTTTTACGGGATCTACGGGCCGGCATCCCTGATTCTGCTGCTAGTGGTGTGGGCGGCGGTGCTGGAGATCGGGTTCGCGCTGCTGTTCTATGCGATGGGGTCGCCGTTTCACGACGTGACCGGGCATGTGGCGACGAGTGGGCTGGACCAGTTCAAGACCGACCTTTATGTAAGCGGGACGACGTTGTTCACGCTGGGGCTGGGGGACATTCTGCCGCAGGTGGTCTCGGCGCGGGCGATGATTATTACCGAGGCGGGCGTGGGGCTGGGCTTCGTCGCGCTGGTGATTGGGTATGTGCCGGTGCTGTACGGAGCGTTCTCCAAGCGCGAGGTAAGCATCGCGCTGCTGGATGGGCGGGCGGGGTCGCCCCCGACGGCTGGGGAGCTGCTGCGGCGGCATGGGTTCGACGGCGGCGACGAGGCAATTGTCGCACTGCTGATGGAGTGGGAGCGGTGGTCGGCGGAACTGCTGGAGTCGCATGTGTCGTACCCGCTTCTCTGCTACTACAGGTCGCAGCATGACAATCAGAGCTGGCTGTCGGCGCTGACGGCGGTGCTCGATGCGTGTTCGGTGCTGATTACCAGTTTGCAGGGGACGCCGGTACGGCAGGCGCAGTTGACCTTCGCCATGGCAAGGCATGCGCTGGTGGACCTGGTGCTGGTCTTTCATCTGAAGGAGAAGAAGCAGTGGGCGGCGCAGCAGGAGATCGACCGGCTGCCGATGGCGGACTTTCGCAAGCTCTGCGGGCTGCTGAACGATACCGACATTGTGCTGTGCGGCGATCCGGCATCGGAGGAGCGGCTGAGGGCGATCCGGAAGCTCTATGAGCCGTATGCTCATGCTCTGGCGGAGTACCTGGGGATGCCGGTCTCGGATTGGCTCACGGAGCCGAAGAAGAACGACCAGTGGAGCACGGTGGCGGGGCTGCGGTCGCAGAAGGAGATCGCACGGAAGAGAGCCGAGGCCGGGCCTAATAGCGCGGCACCTGACAACGAAGCGAACGAGTATGCGGTTGTGGGTGGGACGCCGCTGCACGAGGACCATAAGTAA
- a CDS encoding response regulator, translating to MKRVLVMDDEQITADTLGLIFRKRGFDTHVAYTVDAALDFVRESHPELILCDITMPGRDGLEFMVELTRMNSSCPVIVLTGYVTNLPPVREQIRKMPQNTHVFLKPCPPEEILREATRMLSA from the coding sequence ATGAAACGAGTCCTGGTCATGGACGATGAACAAATCACAGCCGACACGCTGGGCCTGATCTTTCGCAAGCGGGGATTTGATACCCACGTCGCCTACACCGTCGACGCCGCCCTTGACTTCGTCCGTGAGTCCCATCCAGAACTCATCCTCTGCGACATCACCATGCCCGGTCGCGACGGCCTCGAGTTCATGGTCGAACTCACGCGCATGAACTCCTCCTGCCCGGTCATCGTGCTCACCGGCTACGTCACCAACCTGCCTCCGGTCCGCGAACAGATTCGCAAGATGCCGCAGAACACACACGTCTTCCTCAAGCCCTGCCCGCCCGAAGAGATCCTCCGCGAAGCCACCCGCATGCTCTCCGCCTGA
- the xseA gene encoding exodeoxyribonuclease VII large subunit: MPAGENPPSSPDTLASLRRKSRPKLEKSRPTQPDLFSTAESAPAPESKKAVILSAAKNPHIPASATVVPVEQERRIYSVRALVADIRQHTESAYSNIWVEGEISNCRPAASGHVYFTLKDGEAQLPIVLFRRQAQLLRFRPQDGLAVLVRGRISVYESRGQLQLIAETMEPRGAGALQLAFEQLKRRLADEGLFDAARKRPLPPFPHCIGVVTSPTGAVIRDIVTVVRRRHARLNLLIYPALMQGTNSPQTVIDGIAWFNAHPDRVDLIVIARGGGSLEDLAAFNDESLARAIAASELPIVSAIGHETDFTIADFVADLRAPTPSAAAELITAAQHRIEDRVHALTTRLQRAVSYSLMQSRQRYARLSADSVLMRLRDSLYRREQHLDDLAYRADSALHRRLRSHTARLTSLTARLQQQAPTARLALTHRRLDRVREALIRIGSHLLDTRRTRLASATTRLHALSPLAVLNRGYALIYAEPTNPGAPHLASEMWDSMSGQPSPGAPPIDSDGWDENISPASNGTLLRNAADVKPGQRIRARLATGTLTATVLETHE; the protein is encoded by the coding sequence ATGCCCGCCGGAGAAAACCCGCCTTCCTCACCCGATACCCTGGCCAGCCTGCGCCGCAAATCCCGCCCCAAGCTGGAAAAAAGCCGCCCCACCCAACCCGACCTCTTCTCCACCGCAGAATCCGCGCCAGCCCCAGAATCTAAAAAAGCCGTCATTCTGAGCGCAGCGAAGAATCCCCACATTCCGGCCTCTGCCACTGTCGTTCCCGTTGAGCAAGAACGCCGCATCTACTCCGTCCGCGCCCTCGTCGCCGACATCCGCCAGCACACCGAGTCCGCCTACTCCAACATCTGGGTCGAAGGCGAGATCTCCAACTGCCGCCCCGCCGCCTCCGGCCACGTCTACTTCACCCTAAAAGACGGCGAAGCCCAGCTCCCCATCGTCCTCTTCCGCCGCCAGGCCCAACTCCTCCGCTTCCGCCCGCAAGACGGCCTAGCCGTCCTCGTCCGAGGCCGCATCTCCGTCTACGAGTCCCGAGGCCAGCTCCAGCTCATCGCCGAGACCATGGAACCCCGCGGCGCAGGCGCACTCCAGCTCGCCTTCGAACAACTCAAGCGCCGCCTCGCCGACGAAGGCCTCTTCGACGCCGCCCGCAAGCGCCCCCTGCCGCCCTTCCCGCACTGCATCGGCGTCGTCACCTCGCCCACCGGAGCCGTCATCCGCGACATCGTCACCGTCGTCCGCCGTCGCCACGCCCGCCTCAACCTGCTCATCTACCCCGCCCTCATGCAGGGCACGAACAGCCCGCAGACAGTCATCGACGGCATCGCCTGGTTCAACGCACATCCCGACAGAGTTGACCTCATCGTCATCGCAAGAGGCGGCGGCTCCCTCGAAGACCTCGCCGCCTTCAACGACGAGTCCCTCGCCCGCGCCATCGCCGCCAGTGAGCTTCCCATCGTCTCCGCCATCGGCCACGAGACCGACTTCACCATCGCCGACTTCGTCGCCGACCTCCGCGCTCCCACGCCCTCAGCCGCCGCCGAGCTCATCACCGCCGCCCAGCACCGCATCGAAGACCGCGTCCACGCCCTCACCACCCGCCTTCAGCGCGCCGTGTCTTACAGCCTCATGCAGTCGCGGCAGCGCTACGCCCGCCTCTCCGCCGACTCCGTCCTCATGCGCCTCCGCGACAGCCTCTACCGCCGCGAGCAGCACCTCGACGACCTCGCCTACCGCGCCGACTCCGCCCTGCACCGCCGCCTCCGCTCTCACACCGCCCGCCTCACGTCGCTCACCGCGCGTCTCCAGCAGCAAGCCCCCACCGCCCGGCTTGCCCTCACCCACCGCCGCCTCGACCGCGTCCGCGAAGCCCTCATCCGCATCGGCAGCCACCTTCTCGACACCCGCCGCACGCGCCTTGCCTCCGCCACCACGCGCCTCCACGCTCTATCGCCGCTAGCCGTCCTCAACCGCGGCTACGCCCTCATCTACGCAGAGCCAACAAATCCGGGTGCCCCACATCTCGCCTCTGAGATGTGGGACAGCATGTCCGGCCAACCAAGCCCGGGTGCCCCACCCATCGATTCTGATGGGTGGGATGAAAACATCTCCCCCGCCTCGAACGGCACTCTCCTCCGCAACGCCGCCGACGTGAAACCCGGCCAACGCATCCGCGCCCGCCTGGCCACCGGCACCCTCACCGCCACAGTTTTGGAGACCCACGAATGA
- a CDS encoding phosphoglucosamine mutase: protein MKKLFGTDGIRAVAGQAPLDPPTIYAVGLALAHHLGNSPKVLIGPPRVLIGSDTRESGTWIAATLTSGLIAGGATVESAGIITTPGVAYLAATHNFAAGIVISASHNPWEDNGIKLFGPDGFKLPDATELAIEAEIFRQLEISQLEESRHPEAKPKDPDAADLTTTARTFQPQNPGAPHLDSEMWDRTTTTTPAVNESDRLAYINFLLNAVPDLTLTNQKIVIDCANGAASSIAPQLFASLIERGGGEVHITHASPTGRNINEHCGALHPIVVAQEVVAQKATLGITFDGDADRALFADHHGNVINGDAVLLLAARDLAARNALANNTVVATTMSNMGLEAALKRTNIKMLRANVGDKYVLEQMLATGASLGGEQSGHIIFSGRSTTGDGLLTALLLLDIVQRAGNSLADLTSDLKTFPQVIVNVKVREKRPLDAIPTVVAAIAAAEHDLKDTGRVVIRYSGTEALARVMIEAESEPLMRHHSEAIAAAIRNELGI from the coding sequence ATGAAGAAGCTCTTCGGCACCGACGGCATCCGCGCCGTCGCCGGCCAGGCCCCGCTTGACCCGCCCACCATCTACGCCGTCGGTCTCGCCCTCGCCCATCACCTCGGCAACTCGCCAAAGGTCCTCATCGGCCCGCCTCGCGTCTTGATCGGTTCGGATACCCGCGAATCCGGCACCTGGATCGCCGCAACCCTCACCTCAGGTCTCATTGCCGGCGGAGCTACTGTCGAGTCCGCCGGCATCATCACCACCCCCGGCGTCGCCTATCTCGCGGCCACCCACAACTTCGCCGCCGGCATCGTCATCTCCGCCTCCCACAATCCCTGGGAAGACAACGGCATCAAGCTCTTCGGCCCCGACGGCTTCAAACTCCCCGACGCCACCGAACTAGCCATCGAAGCGGAGATCTTCCGCCAGCTGGAAATTAGCCAGCTTGAGGAAAGCCGTCATCCTGAGGCGAAGCCGAAGGATCCCGATGCGGCTGACCTCACCACAACCGCTCGAACCTTTCAGCCACAGAACCCGGGTGCCCCACATCTCGACTCTGAGATGTGGGATAGAACCACCACAACCACGCCCGCCGTAAACGAATCCGACCGCCTTGCCTACATCAACTTCCTCTTGAACGCCGTCCCCGACCTTACCCTCACCAATCAAAAAATCGTCATCGACTGCGCCAACGGAGCCGCCAGCTCCATCGCACCGCAGCTCTTCGCCTCCCTGATCGAACGCGGTGGCGGCGAAGTCCACATCACCCACGCCAGCCCCACCGGCCGCAACATCAACGAGCACTGCGGCGCTCTCCACCCCATCGTCGTAGCCCAGGAAGTAGTCGCTCAAAAAGCCACCCTCGGCATCACCTTCGACGGCGACGCCGACCGCGCCCTCTTCGCCGACCACCACGGCAACGTCATCAACGGCGACGCGGTTCTTCTATTGGCAGCAAGAGACCTCGCCGCCCGCAACGCCCTCGCGAACAACACGGTCGTCGCGACGACGATGTCCAACATGGGCTTAGAAGCCGCTTTAAAACGGACGAATATAAAAATGCTCCGCGCCAACGTAGGCGACAAGTATGTCCTCGAGCAGATGCTCGCCACCGGCGCATCCCTCGGCGGCGAACAATCCGGCCACATCATCTTCTCCGGCCGCAGCACCACCGGCGACGGTCTCCTCACCGCTCTGCTGCTGCTCGACATCGTGCAAAGGGCAGGGAACTCCCTTGCCGACCTAACCTCCGACCTCAAGACCTTCCCCCAGGTCATCGTCAACGTGAAGGTCCGCGAAAAACGCCCTCTCGATGCCATCCCCACAGTAGTCGCCGCCATCGCCGCCGCCGAGCACGATCTCAAAGACACCGGCCGCGTCGTCATCCGCTACTCCGGCACCGAAGCCCTCGCCCGCGTCATGATCGAAGCCGAATCCGAACCCCTCATGCGCCACCATTCAGAGGCGATTGCCGCCGCCATACGGAATGAACTCGGCATCTGA
- a CDS encoding permease, which produces MSTAPFSVPTVAVAAPTRRLPRLEVSLSILLAVSIALIFWTQQRYPALLKKLHAGNGVKVAGTISFDALLKVTPEMPVPEQIAKTSVNWLYTNRFGMYFAVPFGAAMMTLFAGAMVPKRFESAAGNVLCGAVAGAPLGVCTNCATPVAQSLIVGGASTRMTLAAMIASPTMNPVVVAMAFVLFPLHIALWRVAVPVLLLACVPLLVAENKRKILSMGSFEEQPSLGARLAAFGAKYLRNFARLFLMTLPWMLLAAVLGATMAVVIPAYGTHLPVSVIGVIGVAIVGTLLPVPMALDVALAFVLYRAGAPAAYVVALLCTLGPVSVYSLSAMSELVGKKAGLRLAGAVAGLGVMAGLAVMWSGV; this is translated from the coding sequence ATGTCTACTGCTCCGTTCTCCGTTCCGACTGTCGCCGTTGCCGCTCCTACGCGCCGTTTGCCGAGGCTTGAGGTCTCGCTGTCGATCCTGCTGGCGGTGAGTATCGCGCTGATCTTCTGGACGCAGCAGCGGTATCCGGCTTTGCTGAAGAAGCTCCATGCGGGCAATGGGGTGAAGGTGGCCGGGACGATCTCGTTTGACGCGCTGCTGAAGGTGACTCCGGAGATGCCGGTGCCGGAGCAGATTGCGAAGACGAGCGTGAACTGGCTGTATACCAACCGGTTTGGGATGTACTTCGCGGTGCCGTTTGGGGCGGCGATGATGACGCTGTTTGCCGGGGCGATGGTGCCAAAGCGGTTTGAATCTGCGGCGGGGAATGTGCTGTGCGGGGCGGTGGCGGGAGCTCCGCTGGGCGTTTGCACGAACTGCGCGACGCCGGTGGCACAGAGCCTGATCGTGGGTGGCGCGAGCACCCGGATGACGCTGGCGGCGATGATCGCTTCGCCGACGATGAACCCCGTGGTGGTGGCGATGGCGTTTGTGCTGTTTCCACTGCACATTGCGCTTTGGCGCGTGGCCGTGCCGGTCTTGCTGCTGGCTTGCGTGCCGCTGCTGGTGGCGGAGAACAAGCGGAAGATTCTTTCGATGGGATCGTTTGAGGAGCAGCCTTCGCTGGGTGCTCGGCTGGCGGCGTTTGGGGCGAAGTACCTGCGGAACTTTGCGCGGCTGTTCCTGATGACGCTGCCGTGGATGCTGCTGGCAGCGGTGCTGGGCGCGACGATGGCGGTGGTGATTCCGGCGTATGGGACGCATCTGCCGGTGTCGGTGATCGGCGTGATTGGGGTGGCGATTGTGGGGACGCTGCTGCCGGTTCCTATGGCTCTGGATGTGGCGTTGGCGTTTGTACTTTATCGCGCGGGCGCTCCGGCGGCTTATGTGGTGGCGCTGCTGTGCACGCTGGGGCCGGTGAGCGTCTATTCGCTGAGTGCGATGTCGGAGTTGGTGGGGAAGAAGGCGGGGTTGCGGCTGGCGGGTGCGGTAGCCGGGTTGGGAGTAATGGCGGGGTTGGCGGTGATGTGGAGCGGGGTTTAG
- a CDS encoding MFS transporter — protein MPFETPNSTPEIKPLLQPVTSSSGFAPLRIALFRDRWIASTVSNVGTWMQDTAATWLMTTLTTSPLLIALMQAAASLPVLILGLLAGATADIFDRRRLLIFWQAWMLATVAVLAVLTFLGHISPWALLSFTFLMNVGSAMNNPAWQAIVPELVPRELIPDTVSLNSASNNLARAVGPALGGLMVASFKGVDKGAGSVFLLNALSFAGVIWVLVNWKRVPLFKSVLPAERIEGSIRSGLRYVRYSPSLQSSLIRAFTFTFFVSAVWSLLAVVANRDLHQGAMGYGILNGSLGLGAVIAATVLGKVRRRFGASRMIAVATAYMALTLLVMARVRSPGIIIAVLIAAGFAWTSTMATLNTSVQLAVPAWVQARALGTYLMTFQGGLALGSITWGFVAEHSSTPVALVAAAAGLLVTLPVVHRFRILEGPLPDHTPYQWQRPAPQLAGESDVTAGPVRVSVEYVVKAEHYAEFTKAIHQLRGVRLRDGAIRWGIYRDATDPERLNETFLMESWLDYLRSRERVTAEDAAIRDRVYAMNESGERPKVSYQIYASEVAG, from the coding sequence ATGCCTTTTGAGACCCCGAATTCGACGCCAGAGATTAAGCCTCTTCTGCAGCCTGTGACTTCTTCAAGCGGGTTTGCGCCGCTCAGGATCGCGCTGTTTCGCGATCGCTGGATTGCGTCGACCGTGTCGAACGTTGGGACATGGATGCAGGACACGGCAGCGACGTGGCTGATGACGACGCTGACCACCTCGCCGCTGCTGATCGCGCTGATGCAGGCGGCGGCGAGCTTGCCGGTGCTGATCTTGGGGCTGCTGGCCGGGGCCACGGCGGACATCTTCGACCGGCGGCGGCTGCTGATCTTCTGGCAGGCGTGGATGCTGGCGACGGTCGCGGTGTTGGCGGTGCTGACGTTTCTGGGGCATATCTCTCCGTGGGCGCTGCTGTCGTTTACGTTTCTGATGAATGTGGGATCGGCGATGAACAATCCGGCCTGGCAGGCGATTGTGCCGGAGCTGGTGCCGCGGGAGCTGATTCCGGATACGGTGTCGTTGAACTCGGCGAGCAACAACCTGGCGCGGGCAGTGGGGCCGGCGCTGGGCGGGTTGATGGTGGCGTCGTTCAAGGGCGTCGATAAAGGTGCTGGTTCGGTGTTCCTGCTGAACGCACTGAGCTTTGCGGGCGTGATCTGGGTGCTGGTGAACTGGAAGCGGGTGCCGCTGTTCAAGAGCGTGCTGCCCGCGGAGCGTATCGAGGGGTCGATCCGGTCGGGGCTGCGGTATGTGCGGTACTCGCCGTCACTACAGTCGTCGCTGATACGGGCGTTCACGTTTACGTTTTTCGTCTCGGCGGTGTGGTCGCTGCTGGCGGTTGTGGCGAACCGTGACCTGCACCAGGGAGCGATGGGGTACGGCATTCTGAATGGCTCGCTGGGACTGGGGGCAGTCATCGCGGCGACCGTTCTGGGCAAGGTAAGGCGCAGGTTTGGAGCGAGCCGCATGATTGCCGTAGCGACGGCGTACATGGCGCTGACGCTGCTGGTGATGGCCCGGGTGCGGTCTCCAGGAATCATTATTGCGGTGCTGATTGCTGCGGGCTTTGCGTGGACGAGCACGATGGCGACGCTGAATACTTCGGTGCAACTTGCGGTGCCGGCGTGGGTGCAGGCGCGGGCGCTGGGGACTTACCTGATGACGTTCCAGGGCGGACTGGCGCTGGGGTCGATTACCTGGGGGTTTGTGGCGGAGCATAGCTCGACGCCGGTGGCGCTGGTGGCGGCGGCGGCGGGGCTGCTGGTGACACTGCCGGTGGTGCACCGGTTCAGGATTCTGGAGGGCCCGTTGCCGGACCACACTCCTTACCAGTGGCAGCGGCCGGCACCGCAACTGGCGGGTGAGTCGGATGTGACGGCGGGGCCGGTGCGGGTGAGCGTGGAGTACGTAGTGAAGGCGGAGCACTATGCGGAGTTCACCAAGGCGATCCATCAGCTGCGCGGAGTGAGGCTGCGGGATGGGGCGATACGGTGGGGGATCTATCGGGATGCGACGGATCCGGAGCGGCTGAACGAGACGTTCCTGATGGAGTCGTGGCTGGACTATCTTCGGAGCCGGGAACGGGTGACGGCGGAGGACGCGGCGATTCGGGACCGGGTTTATGCGATGAATGAAAGCGGCGAGAGGCCGAAGGTGTCGTACCAGATCTATGCGAGCGAAGTTGCGGGGTAA